The Deinococcus aquaticus genomic interval CGCCAGAATGATCAGGCACACGCCCAGCGCTACGAAGAACAGATTTCTGGGAGAGAGTTTAGTTAACACTGCCGCCCCCCTGCGTGGTTCCGGCCGGCGCGGCTGGAGCGGCCGGCGCGCTGCCCGGCGTGGCCGGATCGGTCGCGGACGCCGTAGCCGTGGCCTCCTGCACGATGCCCACGCTGGCGCTGAAGGAGTACTGTCCGGTAGCACTGTCCGTCTGCATGGACCGGAAGTTCACGCCGAAATTCGGGTTGGTCTCGAACGTCCGCAGGAACGTCACGACTGCCTGCTGACTGGATGCCGAGCCGGTCAGGTCAATTTCCCGGCCGACGTTCTTGCCGCTGTACACGCCGGTCTGCTGCAGGCTGCTCAGGGCGTTGGCGTCCAGCGCCTTGATGGTCATGCTCTTGACGGCCACGCCACTGCCGGTCGGCAGCTGCGCCGTGAAGGCCGCCAGGTCGTTCGTCCAGTAGGTTTTGCCTTCGCGCAGCTGGTTGGCGATCGCGGTGATCTGCTCCAGCTGGGTCTTCTCGGTGGTCAGCTGACCGTACTCCCGGTTGACGGGGGCCAGCGCGGTGGCCTCGCCGTTCAGGCTGTCGATCTGTTTGCGCAGGTCCCCGGCGCGCGTGGCGGTCATGACTTCCGGAATGAGGAGGGCGGCGACCGTGACCGGAATCAGGGCGTACGTGGCAAAGCGCCAGGCGCTGGGTTCCGACTGCTTGCGGTATTGCTGCGGCAGCAGGTTGATTTCAACCACGGTTGGTCACCCCCCGCAGCGCCAGCCCCAGCGGC includes:
- a CDS encoding fimbrial assembly protein, which gives rise to MVEINLLPQQYRKQSEPSAWRFATYALIPVTVAALLIPEVMTATRAGDLRKQIDSLNGEATALAPVNREYGQLTTEKTQLEQITAIANQLREGKTYWTNDLAAFTAQLPTGSGVAVKSMTIKALDANALSSLQQTGVYSGKNVGREIDLTGSASSQQAVVTFLRTFETNPNFGVNFRSMQTDSATGQYSFSASVGIVQEATATASATDPATPGSAPAAPAAPAGTTQGGGSVN